A segment of the Butyrivibrio fibrisolvens genome:
GCTCTGATAAAATCAAGTCCGCCTCTTGTAAGTTCTCTTACAAGGTCAGGTTCGTCGCCGAGTTCGGAATCCGTATAAACCCTTATCTGAATACGGCCCTTGGACTTTTGATGTACAAGGTAGGCGAACCTGATAGCGCCAAGAGAAGTCGGATAGTCTTTGGCCTGATTCTCAGCATATGAGAACACATACTTAGGGCTTACATCCTTATACTCTTCGCAGATAGTCTGATATTCAGGGGCTATATCTTCTTTTGAACTGCTACTTCCGCACCCTGGAATGCACATAACAATAAGCGTAACTGCTATAGCTACGCAGACTATTCTATATATGATCTTATTAACAAAATCTCTTCCTGCCACTACTTGCTCCGTTTAAGATCTTATCTCAAAAGTCAATTCCTACTTAGTTTATGATCTCATCTACAAAGTCAATTCCTACTACTTGCTCCGTTTATGAATTCATAAAGATCCCTATGCTGTCCCTTTAAAATCCTTTCAGTAAGTATATATGCATGCTTCCCATCAGGCACAGGAACCAGCACAAAAGGCCTGTTAACAGTAGCTTTATAATCTTTCCATTTTATCAGCTGATTGTGATTCTGAACTCTAATATGCATACCTGCTTCATCAAAACAAAGCTCAGTATCACAAGATGTACTTTCCGCCTGCCTAGAAGACTTCAAATATATACATACAGGCTGAATTACAGGGAACAAAAGCAGTCCAACAACCATTATACCTTGGAAAAAAATATGAGAATCGCTCCATCTGCTTGCAATAAGAACTACCATAGCTGCAGTGAATATGATATTTACAAGTGCAGTCCACTGGCTGTAGATGTTAGTCATATTGAAAAAGAAGAAATCCCCCGCAGTATTTCTATACTTATACTCATATTTCATTTGCTTCCCCCTTTTATAATAACCGTATTATGCAGCATTAATCAACGACATACAAAAAGTATCGATAAGGCCCTCTGCCTGTGACAGCAAAGGGTCCAAAGTTTTTTTCCTACAAAGTATAGCCAAGAAGCTGAGGTATTATGAGGCTTATCGCAGGAATGAATGTAATGAGGATAAGTGCGATTATCATCATCACATAGAATGGAAGCTCGGCCTTAACTACCTTCTCCATGGGCTCTTCAGCAATAGCTGAACCTATGAACAGAACTGCTCCGACAGGTGGAGTCAGAAGTCCGATACCGCAGTTGAGTACCAGCATGATGCCATACTGTATAGGATTGATACCAATAGCGGTTGCGATAGGAAGAAGGATTGGTGTTGAGATCAGGATAATAGGTGCCATATCCATGATCATACCAAGTATCAGAAGTATCAAATTCAAAAGGAGGGCAATCACATATGGATTCCTTGATACTCCCGTTATAGCTCTGGCTGCGAGCTCCGGAACATGAAGAGTTGTAAGACAGTAACCGAATACATTGGATGTTGCTATAAGTATCAAAACTATAGATAAAGTATCAATACAGGAATCGATTACTTTCCATACTCCTTTCCATGTAATTCCCTTGTAAACATAAACACTTACAAGAAGTGAGTAGATAACAGCAATAGCCGCTGATTCTGTAGCTGTAAATACACCGGCTACAACTCCGACTACTACAATAAGTATTGCAGAAAGGGCCCAGATAGAAGTGGTGAATTCCTTCCAAAGTCTACCAATGCTGAATCTTTCGCCCTTTGGATAATGTCTTTTTTTAGAAATGATATATGATCCGATCATAAGACATACAGCAAGAAGTGCTCCAGGAAGATAGCCTGCAAGGAACAAGGCTCCAACTGAAAGGCCGCCGGCTGTTGTCGCATAGATGACCATGTTGTGAGAAGGTGGAACAAGCATACCCTCTACTGAAGATGAGATCGTAACTGCTGTAGAGAAATCCTTGTCGTAGCCTCTGTCTACCATCATCGGGATCTCAAGTGATCCAAGAGAAGCTGTATCAGCTGCTGCAGATCCTGATATTCCGCCAAAGAAATAGGAAGCTACGATATTAACCATTGCTAGTCCGCCTGTCATCCATCCTACGCAGGCATCTGCAAGATTTAAAAGTTTTTCCGAGATACCGCCCGATCCCATAAGTACACCCATGGTGATGAAAAACGGAACCGCCATAAGTGAAAAAGAACTGATGCCTTTGATCATCTGCTGTGAAAGTGTTGCAAGGGGAAGCCCCTGATAAGCAAGACACAGTATAGATGATATAGCAACTGAATAAGCAATCGGAAATCTCAAAAATACCATTACCAGAAAGCTGATAAGCAGGATGGCGATAGCTGTAGTATTTATAGTCATGCCTTATCCTCCTTTTCCTTAACAAAAAATCTTTCGAAATCAAGAACAATTCTTTCCACTTCAAAGAAGATCATAGCTACACCTGCAAGTGGAATCGGGAAATACATCCAGAATTTAGACAGCCAGGGCATACTGATATATGAGCCCTTAGCTCCTATTGAAAGTGCGTACTTCCAGCCAACAACAAGCATGATGATAGCAAGGATAAGAACTGCTATATCTGCCAAAAGGTCAAGTGCGATGATGAGATTTTTAGGAAGATATCTGTCAAAAGATGTCATCCTGATGTGTGCGTTTCTCTTTATGGCAAGTGATGCTGACAAAACTGCCATATAAGCCATAAGAGTAAGTATGAGCTCCTCGCCCCAGTTTGGAGCAGGAATCACTTTAATATAACGAGCCAGAACGATCCAGCTTGTTATCAGAATATCCGCAACCAGCAAAGCTTTACAAATGTTCAGAAATATCTTGTAAACAAGCTGATATACGGGTTCTACTTTTCTAAGTGTTATAAAAAATCCAGGCATATATAACCCCCAATCATAAACTGCGAACTACTGTATACAAAACAGCACACGGGCCCCGGAATTACCTAAGTCATAATCTTTTCAAAGAGCATAACTCATCAAGATTCCGAGGCCGTGAACTATATTTTTAGTAAATACTGTTTCAATTATTTAGCCATATCGAGAATCTGCTGATAGATATCTGCAAGATCTCCTGTAGCATACTGTTCTACGATTGGTTTACATGCTTCCTGCCAAGGTGTCTTATCTGTAACTTCGATTATGTTACGGCCATCAGCCTTGAGCTGCTCAAGAACTGCTTCTTCCTTCTGCTCTGAAACTTCTCTGCAGTAATCAGAAGCGATCTTGCCTGCATCAAGGATTACCTGCTGCTGATTCTCTGTAAGCTCGCCCCATGACTTCTCTGTAATGATAGTCATCATAGCGCCAAGTGTATGTCCATCAAGTGTAAGGTTAGGACCTACTTCGTCAAAAGAGTTTGACTGATAGTTAACTGTTGGCTGCTCTGCGCCATCGATAGTACCATTCTGCATGGATGGATAGATCTCTGCCATAGATACAGGTGAAGGTGTTGCACCAAGGTTCTCAACCATAGCTGTCATAACAGGGTCATTAGATACGCGGATCTTCATATCTTTCATATCATCAGGTGAAGAAATAGGCTTATCAGATACTGTGAAGAAATGACGGAATCCTTCTTCGCCATAGTAAAGACCCTTAACACCAAGGCCAAGCTCTGAAGACTGATTCAGGAAATCCTGAGCAAGTTCAGAATTAGCGAACGTCCAGAAGTGATCTCTATCCTGGAAAGTATAAGGAAGTGAAAGAAGTGTTGCCTTGTCACAACCATATGAATTAAGAGCAAATGCTGAAATACGGCAGATATCAACTGTTCCTGTTCCGCCAAGCATACCATCAAGGATGTCTGCTTCAACGCCAAGAACACCACTGCCCTGAAGATCGATAGTAATAGAACCGCCAGACATGGCTTCTACTGCTTCTTTGAATTTCATATCCATGGCACCGCAGATTGTTCCATCAAGTGGATTAACCTCTGCCATTGTAAGTGTTACAGCAGGATCAGCTGCTGCAGCTTCGTTAACTTCATACTCAGAACCTGTTTCACTGGCACCTGTATCTTCAGTACTCTCTTTAACTTCCTGAGTGGTGTCCTGAGCGGTGTCCTGTGTAGCACCAGCGCCAGTCTCTGCAGGTGCATTAAGTCCGCAGCCGGACATCATTGCTACTGCGATAGATGCGCTCATTAAAGCACTAAAAAGTTTTTTTCTCATGGTCTTCCCTCCCGCCTATGATCGGTTACAGAATTGAGAGTTTCCTTATAAACTCCGTTTTTCTGTAACTTATTTATTGTTTACAAGCACATTATAT
Coding sequences within it:
- a CDS encoding TRAP transporter large permease, which translates into the protein MTINTTAIAILLISFLVMVFLRFPIAYSVAISSILCLAYQGLPLATLSQQMIKGISSFSLMAVPFFITMGVLMGSGGISEKLLNLADACVGWMTGGLAMVNIVASYFFGGISGSAAADTASLGSLEIPMMVDRGYDKDFSTAVTISSSVEGMLVPPSHNMVIYATTAGGLSVGALFLAGYLPGALLAVCLMIGSYIISKKRHYPKGERFSIGRLWKEFTTSIWALSAILIVVVGVVAGVFTATESAAIAVIYSLLVSVYVYKGITWKGVWKVIDSCIDTLSIVLILIATSNVFGYCLTTLHVPELAARAITGVSRNPYVIALLLNLILLILGMIMDMAPIILISTPILLPIATAIGINPIQYGIMLVLNCGIGLLTPPVGAVLFIGSAIAEEPMEKVVKAELPFYVMMIIALILITFIPAISLIIPQLLGYTL
- a CDS encoding TRAP transporter small permease, whose protein sequence is MPGFFITLRKVEPVYQLVYKIFLNICKALLVADILITSWIVLARYIKVIPAPNWGEELILTLMAYMAVLSASLAIKRNAHIRMTSFDRYLPKNLIIALDLLADIAVLILAIIMLVVGWKYALSIGAKGSYISMPWLSKFWMYFPIPLAGVAMIFFEVERIVLDFERFFVKEKEDKA
- a CDS encoding TRAP transporter substrate-binding protein; translation: MRKKLFSALMSASIAVAMMSGCGLNAPAETGAGATQDTAQDTTQEVKESTEDTGASETGSEYEVNEAAAADPAVTLTMAEVNPLDGTICGAMDMKFKEAVEAMSGGSITIDLQGSGVLGVEADILDGMLGGTGTVDICRISAFALNSYGCDKATLLSLPYTFQDRDHFWTFANSELAQDFLNQSSELGLGVKGLYYGEEGFRHFFTVSDKPISSPDDMKDMKIRVSNDPVMTAMVENLGATPSPVSMAEIYPSMQNGTIDGAEQPTVNYQSNSFDEVGPNLTLDGHTLGAMMTIITEKSWGELTENQQQVILDAGKIASDYCREVSEQKEEAVLEQLKADGRNIIEVTDKTPWQEACKPIVEQYATGDLADIYQQILDMAK